A stretch of Lepisosteus oculatus isolate fLepOcu1 chromosome 11, fLepOcu1.hap2, whole genome shotgun sequence DNA encodes these proteins:
- the nipal4 gene encoding magnesium transporter NIPA4 isoform X1, whose amino-acid sequence MQDVQLWNSSCKNGSFITLPCPSQNITCKVLNEMNSTIVLSYNNGTAIDLPEDRWRNSNFWIGLCLAVFSSGLIGGSVILKKLALLRLARTGETRAGEGGHGYLKDWLWWGGLLTMGGGEAANFAAYIFAPATVVTPLGALSVLISAILSSYLLGESLNLIGKLACVLSLLGSTVMVIHAPEEEEVRTLNEMTAKLLDPGFLVYASTLLIATLLLIFYFSPRIGQTNILIYISICSLLGAFTVSSVKGLGIAIKTFFSDPSVIKHPLTWILIVSLVASVIIQINYLNKSLDVFNTLLVYPIYYVFFTTVVLTTSVILFKEWYSMSGVDIVGTLCGFLVIVLGVFMLHVFRDLKVSLANLPQTINHRQVEEPAPQVIKVDDKHILIENMESLPPFMEDSPRVFIIS is encoded by the exons atgcAGGACGTTCAATTATGGAACAGTTCGTGTAAGAACG GTTCGTTTATTACTTTGCCCTGCCCCTCACAAAATATCACTTGCAAGGTCCTCAATGAGATGAATTCCACCATCGTCCTCAGCTACAACAACGGCACTGCCATTGACCTCCCGGAAGACAGATGGCGAAATTCCAATTTCTGGATTGGCCTGTGCCTGGCTGTTTTCTCTTCAGGCCTCATTGGTGGCAGCGTCATCCTGAAAAAGTTGGCTCTGTTAAGACTGGCTCGGACAGGGGAAACCAGAGCAG GTGAAGGTGGTCATGGATACCTGAAGGACTGGCTGTGGTGGGGCGGTTTACTGACCA tggGTGGTGGTGAAGCTGCCAATTTTGCTGCATATATCTTTGCTCCAGCAACAGTGGTAACTCCACTAGGTGCCTTAAGTGTTCTCATAAG TGCAATACTGTCTTCATACTTGCTTGGGGAGAGCCTGAATTTGATAGGAAAACTAGCTTGTGTTCTCAGCCTACTGGGTAGTACTGTAATGGTCATTCATGCCCCAGAAGAGGAGGAAGTAAGAACATTGAATGAAATGACCGCCAAGCTTTTAGATCCAG GATTTCTTGTCTACGCAAGTACTTTGCTCATTGCAACTTTGCTGCTGATCTTCTACTTCTCACCACGGATCGGGCAGACCAATATCTTGATCTACATTAGCATTTGCTCTCTTCTGGGGGCCTTCACTGTCTCCTCCGTCAAAGGTCTGGGCATCGCCATAAAGACATTCTTCTCGGACCCCTCTGTGATAAAGCACCCCCTGACCTGGATTCTGATTGTCTCGCTAGTGGCTTCGGTTATCATCCAGATAAACTACCTGAACAAGTCACTGGATGTCTTCAACACCCTGCTGGTGTATCCCATCTATTATGTCTTCTTCACAACCGTTGTTCTGACCACGTCCGTCATCCTTTTTAAGGAGTGGTACTCTATGTCAGGAGTGGACATTGTCGGAACGCTGTGTGGGTTCCTGGTGATTGTTTTAGGGGTTTTTATGCTGCACGTTTTCAGGGATCTCAAAGTCAGCTTGGCCAACCTTCCACAGACTATTAATCATAGACAGGTGGAAGAGCCGGCGCCTCAGGTGATCAAAGTAGATGACAAACACATACTCATTGAAAATATGGAAAGCCTGCCTCCTTTCATGGAAGACTCACCCAGAGTGTTCATAATCAGCTGA
- the hmmr gene encoding hyaluronan mediated motility receptor: MSFPRAPIKRFNEQIGCAPPPGTYEVKLVESGSKGAVSFQKSDRFKTNKDACQPSTGMEKMTSPMRRTWSADGLSGVGSQKKEKQALLKEMKQQKLLEKEIRSLVQQRGEQDKRLQALEEELRKVEAKLVAAMREKTGLAATVASLERQLADLKKANDLLKTKFSEDGTKKKMNALSMEILESKNKIDAKVKELGYMQINFEGQIKVLETDLVASRATVEAVKERNKALEDLHQEAKMHNEELEKEVDRLHALIQELRKEIQVLEGYLDNANDEIQELRLKDSQREKEFEDQLQLTAAASEEKRHMMKKLEEAAKELQGSQDHLKELHNKVELLQDKLSKTENDREQVSLEKAETEQNLSACVAKLGELDEQLEKHKEDVANVQSKLEAKKQEVIELKELLKTTEEELTQQFKDLEDKYQRLEKEKAVKEEESQKQKDDLKVEVKALEEKLMKGELEHQNLQELHKELLALYEEEKEKSSSLHELLEGLQTETQAERSQLETELEEALDELGQMETKEMHSEELIRHLEEENQQRTQAVLDIESQLNRKNKEIEEMIESHKLAMTKLREDHSNSLRKIGDMATELESTKKSMSEEMRLLEVRSCTLEEKVLKVTQQLEEEHKLLVEAEQSRNKAKEEYARMLLDAQTKLAQKDSELRKSQECHSLEMMQLQEKMERQNIEFQKELKEVEERSSSVVTTSEVEHWKKLYEELYAKVKPFQQQLDGFEAERKALLNENGAAQEELNKLADAYAQLLGHQNQRQKIKHVVKLKEENFNLKQEVSKLRNQMAKQKKEMEQLKHNQGHKRFDPSKAFKHDSKENGPPITPLKEGNRNML; the protein is encoded by the exons ATGTCTTTCCCAAGGGCTCCGATAAAGCGATTCAATGAGCAGATTG GGTGTGCTCCTCCTCCTGGAACCTACGAAGTCAAGCTCGTTGAATCCGGATCAAAGGGAGCAGTGTCCTTTCAGAAGTCTGATCGCTTTAAGACTAATAAAG ATGCATGTCAGCCGTCTACTGGGATGGAAAAGATGACATCTCCCATGCGACGAACGTGGTCTGCCGACGGCCTT tctgGTGTAGGAAGCCAGAAAAAAGAGAAGCAAGCTCTTCTAAAGGAGATGAAACAACAGAAACTGCTGGAGAAAGAG ATTCGCTCACTGGTCCAACAACGGGGCGAGCAAGACAAGAGGCTCCAAGCCTTAGAAGAAGAGCTGAGGAAAGTGGAAGCAAAGCTGGTGGCTGCCATGCGAGAGAAGACGGGGCTTGCAGCCACAGTAGCGTCTCTCGAAAGACAACTTGCagatttaaaaaaggcaaatgatTTGCTGAAAACAAAG TTTTCCGAGGATGGcactaaaaagaaaatgaatgccCTCTCCATGGAAATACTGGAATCAAAGAATAAGATAGATGCAAAAGTTAAG GAGCTTGGCTATATGCAGATTAATTTTGAAGGACAGATTAAAGTGTTGGAAACTGACTTGGTAGCTTCCAGAGCCACAGTGGAGGCAGTTAAAGAGAGGAATAAGGCCCTAG AGGATCTGCACCAGGAAGCAAAAATGCACAATGAGGAACTTGAAAAAGAAGTGGACAGGCTGCATG CACTTATACAGGAGCTGAGGAAAGAGATCCAAGTCTTGGAGGGTTACCTGGATAATGCTAATGATGAAAttcag GAGCTCCGCCTAAAAGATAGTCAAAGGGAAAAAGAGTTTGAGGATCAACTCCAGCTGACTGCTGCTGCGTCTGAAGAAAAAAGG CATATGATGAAGAAGCTAGAAGAAGCTGCAAAAGAACTCCAGGGTTCTCAAGACCATTTGAAAGAACTCCACAATAAAGTTGAGCTACTTCAAGACAAATT ATCCAAAACTGAGAATGACAGAGAGCAAGTTTCACTGGAGAAAGCTGAAACTGAACAAAATCTATCAGCTTGCGTAGCTAAACTAGG TGAGCTTGATGAGCAGCTGGAGAAGCATAAAGAAGATGTAGCCAATGTGCAAAGCAAACTAGAAGCTAAAAAACAAGAGGTCATCGAGTTGAAGGAGCTCCTTAAAACCACAGAGGAGGAACTAACCCAACAATTCAAAGATCTTGAAGATAAATACCAGCGTCTAGAAAAGGAGAAAG CTGTGAAAGAGGAAGAAAGCCAAAAGCAAAAGGATGACTTGAAAGTTGAAGTCAAGGCTTTGGAAGAAAAGCTAATGAAAGGGGAGTTGGAGCACCAGAATCTTCAGGAGCTGCACAAAGAACTCCTTGCACTCTATGAAGAGGAAAAG GAGAAGTCCAGCTCCCTGCATGAGTTGCTGGAGGGGCTGCAGACGGAAACGCAGGCGGAGAGGAGCCAGCTGGAGACTGAGCTGGAAGAGGCCCTGGACGAGCTCGGTCAGATGGAGACAAAGGAGATGCACAGCGAAGAGCTCATTCGACACCTGGAAGAGGAAAACCAGCAGAGAACTCAGGCCGTCCTTGACATTGAATCTCAGCTAAACAG GAAGAACAAAGAAATTGAAGAGATGATTGAGAGTCACAAGCTGGCCATGACAAAACTCAGAGAGGATCACAGCAACTCGTTGAGGAAGATTGGAGATATGGCAACAGAACTTGAGAG CACAAAAAAATCGATGTCTGAAGAAATGAGACTCCTTGAAGTTAGAAGCTGTACACTAGAGGAGAAAGTGTTGAAGGTGACACAACAGCTGGAAGAAGAACATAAGCTTCTTGTTGAAGCTGAGCAATCCAGGAACAAGGCCAAGGAGGAGTATGCAAG AATGTTACTCGATGCCCAAACTAAACTAGCCCAGAAGGACTCCGAGCTCCGCAAATCACAAGAGTGTCATTCTTTGGAAATGATGCAGCTCCAAGAAAAGATGGAACGTCAGAATATTGAGTTCCAAAAAGAGCTCAAAGAAGTGGAGGAGCGAAG TTCAAGCGTAGTGACAACGTCAGAAGTTGAGCACTGGAAAAAGCTTTATGAAGAACTATATGCTAAAGTCAAACCTTTTCAG CAACAGCTCGATGGCTTTGAAGCAGAGAGAAAAGCCCTCTTGAATGAAAATGGAGCTGCCCAAGAAGAGCTGAACAAACTTGCTGATGCCTACGCTCAACTTCTGGGCCACCAGAACCAAAGACAAAAAATCAAGCATGTGGTGAAGCTGAAAGAAGAAAACTTTAATCTGAAGCAG
- the nipal4 gene encoding magnesium transporter NIPA4 isoform X2 has protein sequence MNSTIVLSYNNGTAIDLPEDRWRNSNFWIGLCLAVFSSGLIGGSVILKKLALLRLARTGETRAGEGGHGYLKDWLWWGGLLTMGGGEAANFAAYIFAPATVVTPLGALSVLISAILSSYLLGESLNLIGKLACVLSLLGSTVMVIHAPEEEEVRTLNEMTAKLLDPGFLVYASTLLIATLLLIFYFSPRIGQTNILIYISICSLLGAFTVSSVKGLGIAIKTFFSDPSVIKHPLTWILIVSLVASVIIQINYLNKSLDVFNTLLVYPIYYVFFTTVVLTTSVILFKEWYSMSGVDIVGTLCGFLVIVLGVFMLHVFRDLKVSLANLPQTINHRQVEEPAPQVIKVDDKHILIENMESLPPFMEDSPRVFIIS, from the exons ATGAATTCCACCATCGTCCTCAGCTACAACAACGGCACTGCCATTGACCTCCCGGAAGACAGATGGCGAAATTCCAATTTCTGGATTGGCCTGTGCCTGGCTGTTTTCTCTTCAGGCCTCATTGGTGGCAGCGTCATCCTGAAAAAGTTGGCTCTGTTAAGACTGGCTCGGACAGGGGAAACCAGAGCAG GTGAAGGTGGTCATGGATACCTGAAGGACTGGCTGTGGTGGGGCGGTTTACTGACCA tggGTGGTGGTGAAGCTGCCAATTTTGCTGCATATATCTTTGCTCCAGCAACAGTGGTAACTCCACTAGGTGCCTTAAGTGTTCTCATAAG TGCAATACTGTCTTCATACTTGCTTGGGGAGAGCCTGAATTTGATAGGAAAACTAGCTTGTGTTCTCAGCCTACTGGGTAGTACTGTAATGGTCATTCATGCCCCAGAAGAGGAGGAAGTAAGAACATTGAATGAAATGACCGCCAAGCTTTTAGATCCAG GATTTCTTGTCTACGCAAGTACTTTGCTCATTGCAACTTTGCTGCTGATCTTCTACTTCTCACCACGGATCGGGCAGACCAATATCTTGATCTACATTAGCATTTGCTCTCTTCTGGGGGCCTTCACTGTCTCCTCCGTCAAAGGTCTGGGCATCGCCATAAAGACATTCTTCTCGGACCCCTCTGTGATAAAGCACCCCCTGACCTGGATTCTGATTGTCTCGCTAGTGGCTTCGGTTATCATCCAGATAAACTACCTGAACAAGTCACTGGATGTCTTCAACACCCTGCTGGTGTATCCCATCTATTATGTCTTCTTCACAACCGTTGTTCTGACCACGTCCGTCATCCTTTTTAAGGAGTGGTACTCTATGTCAGGAGTGGACATTGTCGGAACGCTGTGTGGGTTCCTGGTGATTGTTTTAGGGGTTTTTATGCTGCACGTTTTCAGGGATCTCAAAGTCAGCTTGGCCAACCTTCCACAGACTATTAATCATAGACAGGTGGAAGAGCCGGCGCCTCAGGTGATCAAAGTAGATGACAAACACATACTCATTGAAAATATGGAAAGCCTGCCTCCTTTCATGGAAGACTCACCCAGAGTGTTCATAATCAGCTGA
- the LOC102694874 gene encoding insulin-like has product MARRFQVFSLLALLVLTSPPVTDAAANQHLCGSHLAEALYLVCGERGFTYDPDKMSGTEPGLGLLTGKAGEENVVDEYPFKEQGEMKVKRGIIEQCCHKPCTIYELESYCN; this is encoded by the exons ATGGCTCGGCGGTTCCAAGTTTTCTCTCTGCTCGCCCTGCTGGTCCTCACTTCTCCACCCGTGACTGATGCTGCAGCCAATCAGCATCTCTGCGGGTCTCACTTAGCGGAAGCCCTGTATTTGGTCTGCGGAGAGCGGGGATTCACCTACGATCCCGATAAAATGAGCGGAACGGAGCCGGGACTTG GTTTGCTCACTGGAAAAGCTGGGGAGGAGAATGTAGTGGACGAATATCCATTCAAGGAACAAGGAGAGATGAAAGTGAAGAGAGGCATCATTGAACAGTGCTGCCACAAGCCTTGCACCATATACGAACTGGAAAGTTACTGCAATTAA